Within the Effusibacillus lacus genome, the region CCGGCGGAGCCTGGACAATCGCCTGAACGGTCACTCGCGTATCATGACCGAGGGTTTGTCCGGATTGTACCGTTCGGTCGTCATAACGGAAGGGATAATAGGTTATTAAATCCTGCACTGTAAAAATGCCAAGCCGGGCCAAGTCCCTCTCTCTGGAAGGACCTACCCCGGCAATATGGTTGACAGGAGATTGCAAGGAAAGCATCGCGCACAACACCTATTCAACGGAGAATATATATTCGTACAACGGCTGGCCGCCATAATGAAGTTCAAACTCACAGCGGGAGAACCGCCCGGTCAGTCCATCCAGGAAGGTTTCCGCCTGCTCTTCGGTCACATCCTCACCATAAAAAACAGTAATAATTTCGGAGTTCTCATCGATCATTTTATCCAGCAAAGATTGGGCGGTGTCTTCCAGATCACGTCCAACGGTTACCACTTTTCCTTCGGCAAGCCCCATGAAATCTCCTTCTTTGATTTCAAAGTCCTGATAATTGGAATCACGAACCGCACGGGTAACCTGTCCGGTTTTGATCCGCGCCGCCGCTTCCTTCATCCTTCTTTCGTTTCCATCGGCGTCAGAATCGGCGTCAAACGCCAGCACCGCAGCAATGCCTTGAGGAATCGTCTTGGTTGGAATTACACGGATCCTGTCTCCCAATACAGATTTCGCCTGTTCCGCCGCCATTACGATGTTGGAATTGTTTGGAAGCACATACACAAGATCGACGTTCAGCCCTTCAACTGCTTTCACGATATCTTCCGTGCTGGGGTTCATGGTCTGCCCGCCCTCTACAAGCTGTCCAACTCCGAGGCTTCTGAATATCTCTGCCATGCCCTCGCCGGCGACTACCGCCACTATGCCGTATGGCTGTCTTTGTTCAGTAACGGATCCGGACTCTTCGTAATCATTTTTCAGGTTGTGGTGCTGCTCGGTCATATTGTCAATCTTGATTCGGGTCAATTGCCCGAATTGGATTGCCTCTTCCAGAACTTGTCCCGGACGGAGCGAGTGAATATGTACTTTCACGATATCGTTGGCCGCAACAACCAGCATGGAATCGCCCAAATCCTTCAGCATATTCCGGATCTTCTCTTCCATTGCCTGTTCGGAATCGGGGACCTGATCAAGACGAATGATAAATTCGGTACAGTATCCGAACTCTCCTTCGTGCTCAATATTGGCACCTGCGGGTGCAGGCATGCCATGCGGGATGGGGCCGGTTACCGGTTCATCTGCAGTGGAAAGCGCTTCCTGAATGCTCCTGCCGCTTAACGCCGAAAGAAAGCCTTGATAGATATAAACGAGGCCTTGTCCGCCCGAATCAACCACATTTGCCTGTTTTAACACCGGAAGCAGGTCGGGCGTTCTCTGCAAAGAACGCTCGGCTTCCCTCAGCACCGCTTCCATAACGGAACCAATCGTGGCTGTCACACTGCGCGCAGCTTGCACAGCCGCTTTGGCGGCATCCTTTGCAACCGTCAGAATCGTTCCTTCCACAGGCTTGGCAACCGCGTTATAGGCAGTTGTTACGCCAGCCTGGAAGCTGTCGGCAAACATTTTGACATCGATTGTTTCCTGTTTGGCCACCGCTTTTGCAAATCCACGGAATAATTGAGAAAGAATAACGCCTGAATTCCCCCGGGCTCCCATCAACAACCCGGTTGCAAGAGATTCTGCCACCTTGCCCAGAGGTTGATTCAGCATCCGACGCATCTCATTAACGCCCGATGTGAAAGATAAACTCATATTTGTGCCGGTATCCCCATCCGGAACCGGAAATACGTTTAACGCGTTGACTTTCTGCTTGTTGCTCTCAAGGCTTTGGTGTCCGGCCAGCACCATCTGCACAAACAGTGCTCCGTCCAAATACTTGTGGTTCATAGAATCCTCCTTACCTGTCGCCACTCACCCGGACACCCTGAACAATGATGTTGATCTCGTCAACCTCGAGTCCCAGGGTATTTTCCAGCGTATACTTCACCTTTTCCATCACATTGTTGGCCACCACGGAGATCTTGGTGCCGTAACTTACGATAATATGCAAGTCCACGACCACCCGGTCGTCCACAATGCGGACCTCCACACCGCGCCCCGGATTATCGCGTCCCAACAACTCGCTGATGCTGTCTTTGACCCGCTTCTGGGAGGCCATTCCTACCAGGCCATAGCAATCCAATGCCGCAAAACCGGCAACCGTGGCAATCACATTCTCTTCAATTTCAATTTTGCCCAAATCGTTTTGCAAAACCTTCGGCATGTCAAGCACCTCCACTATGTGCATAAAACATCTGCAAGCTTTCCAGGGTCCCCGCATAGTGTGACCCGGTACTTGTCCCGTGGCACATGGGGGTGAATTTGCATCCATATTCTACTACAAATTCCGACAAAGGAAAAGTCATCTTGCAAGCTTTCTACGGTCTATGGTAAGATAAGCAAGTCAGTCTTATGCAAGGAGGTGCCGGTAGTGGCTAAACGTTGTGAAGTATGTGGCAAAGATCCGAAAACAGGGAACCAGGTTTCCCATTCCCATATTCTGACCAAGCGCCGTTGGTTGCCCAATATTCAACGTGTCCGTGCAGAAGTGAACGGTTCTGTTAAGAGAATTAATGTTTGCACTCGCTGCCTGAAAGCAGGCAAAGTAAAACGCGCGATCTAACGGTCGCGCGTTTTTTATTTTCTTCCCCCTCCTATTCTTTTTTCTGGAACACACTCAACATAGCCTTGACAATACCGCCTAGAAATCTGGGCAATTTGATGGTATAAAAACGCAAGTGAGACCCCTCCTCAAGTCTAATGATCAGTCCGAACCATGCACAAACCGCCTGTGGCGGGTGAGGATGCCCGCCCATAGGCGGTTCCACCGTCGTTTATATATATATTCCCGATTAAACAAAATGTGCCGTCGCAAAATGAAAAAGGGTCATGTTCTCCTTTCAGAGATATGACCCTGCAATTGATTTTATGACTCCCCCCGGATCAATCGAATCGCTTCCGCAGGATTCGGTGCCCCGTAAACCGCTGACCCGGCCACAAGGACATTGGCCCCCGCTTCCCGAACCAACGGGGAAGTTTCCGGGTGAATCCCCCCGTCCACTTCAATATCCACATGCTGCAGACCTTGTGCGTCAAGCAGATTACGCAAAGACCGGATTTTCGGGACGACGGATTCAATAAATTTCTGTCCGCCAAATCCGGGATTGACGGTCATCAACAGCACCATGTCCAGGTCCCCCAGCACATGCTCGATCATCTGGATCGGGGTGTGCGGGTTCAAGGCCACGGAAGATTGGATCCCAAGCGATTTGATCAATTGGAGAGTTCTGTGCAGATGCGGAGAGGCTTCCGCATGAACTGAAATGATATCTGCACCCGCCTTCACAAAATCGGATATGTAGCGATCCGGCTGTTCAATCATCAAATGCACATCCAGCGGCAATCGGGTATGAGGCCGGATGGCATCCACAATCAGCGGCCCGATGGTAATATTGGGAACAAAATGGCCGTCCATAACATCCACATGGACATAGTCAGCTCCCCCATCTTCGATAATCCTGATTTGTTCGCCCAATTTGGCAAAATCGGCTGACAGAATGGAGGGGGCAATCTTGATCATGTTCAATACCTTCCTTCTTTCGAATGCTTAACTTCATGCAGGAATTCCAGATAGTGTTCGTACCGTGTCCTGTCCAGTTCCCCATCCTTGACGGCTTTCAGGACAGCGCAATCATGTTCCGTTTCATGTTCGCATTCCCGATAGTAACAATCCTGGCTAAACCTGGCCAGATCGCGGAAACAGTCATCCAACTCGGCCGGCTCCATCTCTCCGAAGTCCAGCTGGCTGAATCCCGGAGTATCCGCGATAAACGACCGGTCGTCAACGGGGAGGAGCTCCACATGACGGGTCGTATGGCGACCCCTTCCCAGCTTGTGGGATACTTCCCCCATCTTCAGGTTCAGTTCCGGGAACAGCGCGTTCAGGAGAGATGATTTTCCCACACCTGACTGACCGGCTAAGACGGATATCCGGTCGGCGAACAGGGAGCGGACTTCCTCCAGTCCCTCTCCAAGTCTGACCGACACTTGCAAAACCGGGTACCCCATTTTGGCATAGGGAAGGATTGCCGCTTCCACTCCACGCCGCTCTTCCAGGAGGTCCATCTTTGTAAGGACAATAGCTGCATGAAGCCTGGCCTTTTCAATCAGTACCAGCATCCGGTCCAACAGGCGCAAGTTCAGATCCGGCTCCCTCACCGNNNNNNNNNNNNNNNNNNNNNNNNNNNNNNNNNNNNNNNNNNNNNNNNNNNNNNNNNNNNNNNNNNNNNNNNNAGAATACCAGGACAGCCTGATCCACATTTGATATGGGAGGACGAATCAATTCAACAGAACGCGGAAAAATTTCTTCAATTACTCCTTCCCGGCTGCCAACAGGAGTAAACTCCACCCGATCGCCGACAAGGGGGGAGATGCCGCGTTTTTTGAAGATTCCCCGCGCCCTGCACTGATAGATTCGATCAGCCGCCATTACATAGTAGAACCCGGCCAGCGCCTTTACAATCATTCCTTCAGGCATGCAATTCCTCCATTAACGCGAGTACGGAACAACTTTCCTTTCTTTCAGCGACCCGTTCTCGTAAACCTCAATCTCGCCTGTTCCGTTCGGGGCGATCCAGAGTTCCACCGGGAACTCTTTCTTTGAAGTTACCTTTTCGTCATTAACCACCACTTGTTGTCCGCGTGCGTCCTTACGTACGATCTTGATCGTTACGGTGGAGCCGTTGTCCGGGTCGGCAATCACTTTATAGGAGAGCTTCTGGGTGGCCGGATCCGCACCCTTCGAGACCCAAAGATGGATCTTTGTATCTTTCGGCACATCCTGGTTGAAATCGGACGGTTCCTGTCTGATGACCTGACCGTTGGGAACTGTATAACTGTACTCGTCCACAATGTTCCCGATGGGAAACCCGGCGTTCTGAATCGCTTGGGTTGCCGCCGTCAAAGTCTTGTTCCGGACATCGGGCACCTTGGACAATTCCGGACCGGAAGAGATGAAGATTTCGATTGGAGTCTGACCAGGGATGACTGGAACGGCAACTGACGGGAAGTGCCTGATGACCCTGCCTTTCTCGATCGTCTTATGAGGTTCGCTTGTGAATTTGATGGCGCTCAGATCCAGATTCAGGTCGGCCAGTTCTTTCCTTGCTTCCTCCTCGGTCTTTTTCTCCAGATTGGGCATTACAATTGTTTCTGCACCGGTGCTGACCTTGAGAGTCACGATGCGATTGGTCTTCACCTGTCTGGTCGATTCCGGATCCTGTTCAAACACAAGGCCCGCCTGCATGGGCGGACGAACGCCCGGTTCACCAGGGTCTTTGGCTTCCACTTTCTTGATATTCTCAATCTTGAAACCATATTGCTTGACCAGATAATCAACCGCCTGATCATAAGGCATCCCGACAACCTTTGGCATTTCAACAACCTGACCAGCCATGAACTTGTTCATGATGGTATACCCTGCCGCCACTCCAACGGTGCCAAGCATGAGCAGTCCCATGATCAGGCTGATGGTTTTCCACAGGTTTCGCTTCTTGGGTTCCGAGTCTTCCGATTCGTCTTTGGTCGCCTGTTTGGTTGCGGTAGACTCATGGAAAGCGGCTGCCGGAATCTGGATCGTCGGTTGGGTGTAAGCCGTTGTGTCCGGTGCCGTAAACTTGGCCACATTGGGATTTTGCAGTGCATTGTCAAGATCCCGATACATTTCCTTTGCCGATTGGTAGCGAACTTCCGGATTCTTGGCCAGCGCCTTCAGAATAATGTTTTCCACACTTTGCGGGATCTTCGGGTTGATCTGTCTCGGCTCCACAAAGTGTTCCTGCAGATGCTTCAACGCAACGGAGATCGGTGTCTCTCCCGAGAATGGCAATTCACCGGTCAGTGTTTCGTACAACACGACACCCAGGGAGTAAATGTCAGATTTCACATCGGTGATGGCCCCCCTTGCCTGTTCGGGGGAGAAATAATGCACCGAGCCGATTACCGAGCCATTATGCGTGATTGTACTGGAAGTAACAGCTCTTGCGATTCCAAAATCGGTTACTTTGACATGACCGTCTTTGCCGATCATAATATTGTGCGGCTTAATGTCCCTGTGCACAATCTGATGGTCATGGGCATGCTGCAGCGCCGAACAGATCTGCTTGGCGATATCCACCGCTTCCACTACCGGCAGGGGAGCCCGCTCCTGGATGATTTCCTTCAGTGTCTTGCCGTTGATGTATTCCATTACGATAAAGTATGTCTCGTCTTCGACGCCAACATCATAAATATTCACCACGTTGGGGTGGGAAAGGCTGGCGGCAGACTGGGCCTCCCTTCGGAAACGCCGGACAAATTCCTCGTCTGCCACAAACTGTTGACGCAGGACTTTTACGGATACATAGCGGTTCAGGATTGTATCAAGGGCGCGATACACGATGGCCATGCCGCCCCCGCCGATCCGTTCCAGTATTTCGTACCGATTGGCCAATTTTTTGCCTATCACTGCGTCTCACCCCGTTTCTCCCTGCCTGTATTTTGCAATGCGACAACGGTAATATTATCAGTACCGCCTTCTTCAAGGGCGCGTTCAATCAGTTTGTCGATCTTTTCTTCCAGACTGCCAACATGCTTCATGACCTGTTCGATTTCCTCATCGCTTACCAGGTTGGTCAAACCATCCGTGCACAGCAGAAGGATATCCCCTTCCTTCCACCGGGTATTGATGAGGTCCACTTCCACGCGCTGATCGGTTCCCAAAGCCCGCGTCAATATGTTCCTTTGCGGATGGGAATTGACCTCTTCTTCGGTCAACTGCCCGTTTTTGTACAGTTCGTTGACAAGCGAGTGGTCGTCCGTCAACTGGCGGATGCCTTCCGGCTTGATCAAATACCCCCTGCTGTCGCCTATGTATCCCATGGTGATGGAATGGGGACTGACAATGCCGGCCACAATTGTTGTCCCCATCCCGGAATATCCGCTGGTACTTTGTCCCCTCCTGAATATTTCCTCATTGGCGAGCAGGATGGCTTCCACTATGGAATCGCTCAAGTCGGGTTCCGCTTCCTGCCCGGTTTTGGCGCTCAGCTTTTCCCGAAGATACTGTCCCGCCACCTCCACCGCGATCGATGAAGCGATTTCCCCTGCCAGATGGCCGCCCATTCCGTCCGCCACCAGAACAACCTGATACGGGTCCAGGTCCACATGCAGGGCAAACTCGTCTTCATTGATTTGCCGGACCAACCCGATGTGACTTTTCGCCGCATATTTCATTCAGTTCACCTCTGGATTCTCCCCTGTTCGGCACGCAACTGGCCGCAAGCGGCCGCGATGTCATGCCCCATCTCCCGTCTGACTGTGGCATTGACTCCCAGTCGGTTCAGTTCCTCCACGAAAGCCCGAATCTGTTCCTTCGGGGTTCGCCGGTAATTTCTCTCCGGTACGTAATTCACGGGGATCAGATTTACATGGCATTGAAAACCGTTCAACAACTCGGCGAGTGCACGGGCATGCCGCAGATCATCATTCACGCCGCCGATCAGCGCATATTCAAAGGACAACCGGCGTCCCGTCTGATTCCAATAGTAGCGGCAGGCATCCATCAGCTTCTCGATATTCCATGCCCGGTTGACAGGCATCATGGAACTTCGCAATTCGTCAAAGGGCGAATGCAAGGAGATTGCCAGAGTGATTTGCCGTTTCTCATCGGCCAACCGCCTGATGGCCGGCACAAGACCGCTGGTTGATACCGTGATGTGGCGGGTTCCGATATTCAGGGATTCGGGAGCCGTAATGATATCGATAAACTTCATCGCCGCATCATAATTTTCCAAGGGTTCGCCGGAGCCCATCAGTACAATCGAAGAGACCCGTTCCTCCCCCTCATCCAACATCCGCTGGAAAAACATGACCTGCTCCACAATTTCCCCTGCAGACAAGTTGCGAATCAGTCCGCCGAGGGTGGAGGCACAGAAGGTACATCCCATCCGGCAGCCGACCTGAGAGGATACACAAACCGAGTTGCCGTAATTGTGACGCATGAGAACGGTTTCGACTGTGCTGCCGTCGTGGAGTTCCAACAAAAGTTTGATGGTCCCGTCCCGGGATGTCTGGCGGGTTACTTCCTTCATTGTCCCGATTAAGGCCTTTTCCTTCAACTGTGCCCGGAAGGTCGCAGGTAAATTGGTCATTTCGTCGAAGGAAGTCGCCCGCTTTTTGTACAGCCAATCATATACCTGTTTGGCACGGAACTTCGGCTGCCCCAGTTCCTGCACCCATTGTTCCATCTCTTCCGGCAGCATGCCGTACAGTTGGACTTTTGTTTCCGTGAGTTGAACCAGTTGTTCGATTCTGATCACCCCCTGTTCATTTCATTTTCCGCAATCTGCATATGAAAAATCCGTCTGTGCCAAAATGGTGAGGGAGCATCTGCACCCAACCATCCGGCGTCAAAGCCTTGCGGCTCACAGTCTTGGGCAAGAAGGACAAGAGCGGATCAATTTCAAAATCATCGCGTTCTCTCAATAAACTTCGTACAATTTCTTCATTTTCCTTCCGTTCAACGGTGCAGGTGGAATAAATCAGGATGCCGCCCGGTTTGACCGAACCGGCCACCAGGCGGATCAAGTCCGCCTGGATCTGCCGGATCTCCTTGACATCATCCGGTGTCTTGCGCCATTTGATGTCCGGCTTTCTGCGAATCACTCCGAAACCTGAACAGGGAGCGTCCAGCAGGATCGCGTCAAACTGTCCCAAAGAAGGGAGCAGCTCACGGATATCCCCCGTTACCGGCCGGATGGATTGGAGTCCCAACCGTTGGGCGGCATTTCGAATGAGTTCGATTTTGTGTTCATGAATGTCCGCCGCGAAGACTTCCCCCTGATCTCCCGCCAGTTCGGCCAAATGGGTGGTCTTTCCGCCGGGAGCCGCACAGGCATCAAGGATTCGCATGCCGGGTTGAGGGTTGACACATCGGGCCACCAACATCGAACTTTCGTCCTGCACACTGCACATACCTTTTTGAAACACCTTCAGTTTGGCAACGTCGGTACCGGAATTGAGCACGATTCCATCCGGAGAGACAATGGAAGCATGCGCCTCAACGCCTTCCTCCGCAAGCGCTTTGATCACCTCATCACGGTTTGCCCGCATGGAATTCACCCGTAAGGACAGGGAAGGCCGTTCATTGTTTGCCATGCAGATTCGCTCCGTCTCCTCCGGACCGTACTGATCGAACCATTCCTTGACCAGCCACTCCGGATGGGAATGAACAAGCGCCAGATGACGAATGGGATCAAACCCTGCAGAAGGAAAATCCGGTTTGCCGCCCCGCAGCAAATTGCGCAACACCGCATTGACGAATCCGGAGAGTCTGGGATTTCGCCTCTTCGCGATCTCCACCGCCTCATGAATAGCCGCAAATGGAGGAATCCGTTCAAGATAGTCCAACTGATAGACGGTCAACCGGAGCAAGTTCCGCACCCAAGGCTCCAGCTTGGCCACCGGTTGCTTCAGGAGCGGCCGTATCCGGAAGTCCAGGGTGTTCAGCCGTTGCACAGTTCCATATACAATTTCGGTCAGAAGCCCTTTGTCGTTAACTGGGAGGTTATAACGAGACAATGCGTTCTGCAGGGCCAGGTTGCTGTAGGCTTGTTGTTCGTCCACGGCCAGCAGCACCTGCAAGGCGATCTCCCGGACGGGAATCGGTTGTCGGTTAGAAGTTTTCAGCTTGGTCGTCAAATTGTTTCCCTGCCTCCATGGTTTGCCCCCGCAGCAGTTCGGCTGCTGCCATCCGGCGTTTCCCTTCCGGCTGCAGCTCCTTGATGGCCAGAATTCCCTCTCCCGTCTGAACCTGTATCTCATCCTTCTCCGCTTTCAGCACGGTACCCGGATTTTTACCCGTGACTGCCAATTCATCCACGATTTCCGTCCACCAGATTTTGTAGACCTTGCCGTCCAGTTTGGTGAAGGCAACCGGCCACGGATTCAGTCCCCGAACCTGGTTATAGATTTCACGGGCTTTTTTGGACCAGTCGATCCGTTCATCTTCCCGCGTCAGATTCGGCGAGTAGGTTGCCAGGGATTCATCCTGCGGAGTTTCCTTGACAGTGCCATCAAGGATCGCAGGAATCGTTTCGATCAGAAGTTTCGCTCCCGCCTGGGCAAGCTTGTCGTGCAAGGTTCCGACGGTGTCCCGTTCTTCTATCGGCACCCGGACTTGTGACAGCATATCCCCCGCATCCAACTGCTGAACCATTCGCATAATGGTTACACCCGATTCCTTGTCTCCGTTGATGATGCAGCGGTGAATCGGGGCACCTCCCCTGTGTTTCGGCAGCAAAGACGCATGTACATTGACACAGCCAAGTCTTGGCAGATTCAGAAGACGGGACGGGAGGATCTGTCCATATGCTGCCGTTACCAAAAGGTCCGGCCGCAAATTCTCCAGATAGTCCAGTGAATCCTCTGTCCGTACCTTTTCCGGTTGATAAACGGGCAGTCCGAGATCGTGTGCCGCAACCTTCACCGGCGGGGGCGTCAGCTGTTTGCCCCTGCCTTTTGGCCGATCAGGTTGGGTCACTACACATACTATATTGTACCCGGCCTCAACCAACGCCTTCATGCTGGGCACGGCAAAGTCGGGAGTTCCCATGAATAGAATGCGCACTAAATCGCTCCTCCTGCCTCATTGGATCGTCAAAATTTAATAAATTTCGGTATACCAGCATGTGTGGCAACCTGTCAATCATTTCTGATTTTTAATCAAATCCATCGGATTCACGTAATCGGTAAACAGAATCCCGTTCAAATGATCAATCTCGTGCAGGATGCACCGGGCCAGCAGATCTTCTCCTTCAACGGTGATTTCTTCCCCGTGCCGGTTCAGTCCCTTGGCCACCACCCGTTTCGCCCGTTTCACTTCGGCTGTGACACCCGGAATGGACAGGCACCCTTCAGGACCGATCTGCTCACCTTCTGTTGAGACCACCTCCGGGTTAATCATCTCAATCAATCCATCGCCACAGTCCATCACAATCACACGCTTGGAAATTCCCACCTGAGGAGCGGCCAGTCCGACCCCTTCGGCGTCATACATCGTTTCCGCCATATCATCCAGCAGCTTGTGAATGTTTTTCGTAATTTCCTTTACCGGTTTTGCCGTTTCCCGCAAGACCGGGTCACCTTCTTTGCGAATAATCCGAATCGCCATTTGTTCCACCTCGTATAGGATCAGTTATGTGTTTGCATCGATTGTAACAAGTAGTAATCCCGGCCGTGCATCCGGACGGCTAGAGGATCATTTGAGCGTTTACATCTATTGTAATTGTTCCGCCCTGTTCCCTTGCAAGTCTGGAGGATTCCAGATAACCGGCCAGCAGGACCGGTTGTGCTTTTGCAAAATCCCGCACCTTGACGCACAGATGGTACCGGTGCTTGCCTTGCAGTTTGGGAATGGGCGCCGGACAAGCAGGCAGTACCTCCGCAACACTCGCCGTGTGAAATTCGGCCCGCAGCCGCTTTTCCAAAGAACGAACCCATCTTTCCGCTGCTGCCCGGTTCTCGTGCTGAGCGGTAAACACCGCGAGATCACAAAGAGGCGGATTGTCCAGGGTGCGCCTGATCTCGATTTCCTGCCGGTAAAAATCCTCATAGTCCTGGGTTACGGCGTATTGTATCGCATAATGTTCGGGATGATACGTTTGCACCAGGACAACGCCTTCTGTCTCATGCCGCCCCGCACGGCCAGCCACTTGCGTCAATAACTGAAACGTTCGCTCGGCAGCCCGGAAATCCGGAAGATTCAAGGATGTGTCCGCCGTTATCACACCAACCAGCGAGACACGCGGAAAATCCAATCCTTTGGCAATCATCTGTGTGCCCAGCAGGATGTCCGCCTGTCCGTCCCGAAACTGCTGCAGCAATCGTTCATGACTTCCCTTGGTTCCGGTAGTGTCCACATCCATCCGGATTACCCTGGCAGCGGGAAAAACCTTGTTCAGTTCCTCCTCGACCCGCTGGGTTCCCGTTCCAAACGTACGGATATGCGGGCTACTACAGGAAGGACACTGAGACACGGAAGGTTCCGAATGACCGCAATAATGGCAGCGGAGAACCTCAAATCCGTGCGCCTTATGATAAGTAAGCGAGATGTCGCAGTCGGGACAGCGTGCCACATACCCGCAGTTCCGGCAAAGGATGAAAGAGGAGTATCCCCTGCGGTTGAGGAACAGAATGATTTGCTCCTGTTTGGCCAGCCGGTCCAGAATCAAGTGATGCAGGGGCCGGGAAAACATCGACCGGTTGCCTGCCTGCAGTTCCTGCCTCATGTCGATGACTCTGACAGTAGGTAGCGACTTTTTGTTAAAACGGGTTGGAAGCAGGATTCTTCTTCCTTCGCCCCGTTCGATCATAAACCTTGTTTCCAGGGACGGCGTAGCCGAACCCAGTACCAGCACGGCCCCATGATGGAGGGCCCTCTGCCAGGCAACTTCCCGTGCGTGGTATTTCGGTTGTTCTTCCTGTTTATAAGATAGTTCATGTTCTTCATCAATGACAATGAGTCCAAGGTTCTCAAGCGGAGCAAAGACGGCCGAACGGGCCCCGACCACAATGGAAGCGGTTCCCCTGCGGATTCGTTTCCATTCGTCATAACGTTCCCCCTGGGACAACCGGCTGTGCAAGACTGCCACATCATCTCCAAAACGCCGCTTGAACCTCTCCACCATCTGCGGTGTCAAAGAAATCTCCGGCACGAGCACGATAGCCTTCCGCCCCTGTGCCATGCAGGCGGCAATGGATTGCAGATAGATTTCCGTCTTGCCGCTTCCCGTCACACCCTGCAGCAGAATACGATCCGGCCGCCCTGCTGCCATGGCGGAGGCAATCAGCCGGTAAGCCTGTTCCTGCTCGCCGGTCAGGGCCAGAGGGCGTTCCCTTTCACCCGTAAACCGGTTGGCATAAGGATTGCGCCGTTCCTCCACCTGGGACAGAACAAGGATTCCTTTCCTGACCAGCGAGTTTATGGTGGAATAAGTCGTATGGGTAGCTCGCAGGACATCGCGGACCGGTATGGAAGGGCCGTGCATCCG harbors:
- a CDS encoding Stp1/IreP family PP2C-type Ser/Thr phosphatase, with amino-acid sequence MKYAAKSHIGLVRQINEDEFALHVDLDPYQVVLVADGMGGHLAGEIASSIAVEVAGQYLREKLSAKTGQEAEPDLSDSIVEAILLANEEIFRRGQSTSGYSGMGTTIVAGIVSPHSITMGYIGDSRGYLIKPEGIRQLTDDHSLVNELYKNGQLTEEEVNSHPQRNILTRALGTDQRVEVDLINTRWKEGDILLLCTDGLTNLVSDEEIEQVMKHVGSLEEKIDKLIERALEEGGTDNITVVALQNTGREKRGETQ
- the rpe gene encoding ribulose-phosphate 3-epimerase, with amino-acid sequence MIKIAPSILSADFAKLGEQIRIIEDGGADYVHVDVMDGHFVPNITIGPLIVDAIRPHTRLPLDVHLMIEQPDRYISDFVKAGADIISVHAEASPHLHRTLQLIKSLGIQSSVALNPHTPIQMIEHVLGDLDMVLLMTVNPGFGGQKFIESVVPKIRSLRNLLDAQGLQHVDIEVDGGIHPETSPLVREAGANVLVAGSAVYGAPNPAEAIRLIRGES
- the spoVM gene encoding stage V sporulation protein SpoVM, encoding MRFYTIKLPRFLGGIVKAMLSVFQKKE
- the rpmB gene encoding 50S ribosomal protein L28 is translated as MAKRCEVCGKDPKTGNQVSHSHILTKRRWLPNIQRVRAEVNGSVKRINVCTRCLKAGKVKRAI
- the pknB gene encoding Stk1 family PASTA domain-containing Ser/Thr kinase: MIGKKLANRYEILERIGGGGMAIVYRALDTILNRYVSVKVLRQQFVADEEFVRRFRREAQSAASLSHPNVVNIYDVGVEDETYFIVMEYINGKTLKEIIQERAPLPVVEAVDIAKQICSALQHAHDHQIVHRDIKPHNIMIGKDGHVKVTDFGIARAVTSSTITHNGSVIGSVHYFSPEQARGAITDVKSDIYSLGVVLYETLTGELPFSGETPISVALKHLQEHFVEPRQINPKIPQSVENIILKALAKNPEVRYQSAKEMYRDLDNALQNPNVAKFTAPDTTAYTQPTIQIPAAAFHESTATKQATKDESEDSEPKKRNLWKTISLIMGLLMLGTVGVAAGYTIMNKFMAGQVVEMPKVVGMPYDQAVDYLVKQYGFKIENIKKVEAKDPGEPGVRPPMQAGLVFEQDPESTRQVKTNRIVTLKVSTGAETIVMPNLEKKTEEEARKELADLNLDLSAIKFTSEPHKTIEKGRVIRHFPSVAVPVIPGQTPIEIFISSGPELSKVPDVRNKTLTAATQAIQNAGFPIGNIVDEYSYTVPNGQVIRQEPSDFNQDVPKDTKIHLWVSKGADPATQKLSYKVIADPDNGSTVTIKIVRKDARGQQVVVNDEKVTSKKEFPVELWIAPNGTGEIEVYENGSLKERKVVPYSR
- a CDS encoding DAK2 domain-containing protein, yielding MNHKYLDGALFVQMVLAGHQSLESNKQKVNALNVFPVPDGDTGTNMSLSFTSGVNEMRRMLNQPLGKVAESLATGLLMGARGNSGVILSQLFRGFAKAVAKQETIDVKMFADSFQAGVTTAYNAVAKPVEGTILTVAKDAAKAAVQAARSVTATIGSVMEAVLREAERSLQRTPDLLPVLKQANVVDSGGQGLVYIYQGFLSALSGRSIQEALSTADEPVTGPIPHGMPAPAGANIEHEGEFGYCTEFIIRLDQVPDSEQAMEEKIRNMLKDLGDSMLVVAANDIVKVHIHSLRPGQVLEEAIQFGQLTRIKIDNMTEQHHNLKNDYEESGSVTEQRQPYGIVAVVAGEGMAEIFRSLGVGQLVEGGQTMNPSTEDIVKAVEGLNVDLVYVLPNNSNIVMAAEQAKSVLGDRIRVIPTKTIPQGIAAVLAFDADSDADGNERRMKEAAARIKTGQVTRAVRDSNYQDFEIKEGDFMGLAEGKVVTVGRDLEDTAQSLLDKMIDENSEIITVFYGEDVTEEQAETFLDGLTGRFSRCEFELHYGGQPLYEYIFSVE
- the rsgA gene encoding ribosome small subunit-dependent GTPase A; translation: VREPDLNLRLLDRMLVLIEKARLHAAIVLTKMDLLEERRGVEAAILPYAKMGYPVLQVSVRLGEGLEEVRSLFADRISVLAGQSGVGKSSLLNALFPELNLKMGEVSHKLGRGRHTTRHVELLPVDDRSFIADTPGFSQLDFGEMEPAELDDCFRDLARFSQDCYYRECEHETEHDCAVLKAVKDGELDRTRYEHYLEFLHEVKHSKEGRY
- a CDS encoding Asp23/Gls24 family envelope stress response protein; translated protein: MPKVLQNDLGKIEIEENVIATVAGFAALDCYGLVGMASQKRVKDSISELLGRDNPGRGVEVRIVDDRVVVDLHIIVSYGTKISVVANNVMEKVKYTLENTLGLEVDEINIIVQGVRVSGDR